In Triticum aestivum cultivar Chinese Spring chromosome 5B, IWGSC CS RefSeq v2.1, whole genome shotgun sequence, the following proteins share a genomic window:
- the LOC123110564 gene encoding cyclin-D5-2 produces MPGMEEAEDYESCAFSLTCPEDGAELGDGVVDDGDLFLFYVGGGAAADDEDGDDEYVEQLVSKEASFCSSSDSGDADCSSAASEDWFLQARLAAVKWILETRGCFGFGHRTAYLAIAYFDRFFLRRRVDRAAMPWAARLLSVACVSVAAKMEEYCAPALSELDAGGGYEFCSASVRRMELLVLSTLGWRMAAVTPFDYLPCFSSRLDRHDGRGGGGHDPARVALKSIGFIFATAEAGSVLDYRPSTVAAAAILAASYGALLTKEALESKMDNLSPPCPIEKEHVHACYSMMVGDLRNRKSNGKRSLPCSDSNEVATSTYDSVLVDDVADTAAFMAAVSEMNKRIRLEPPGIH; encoded by the exons ATGCCGGGGATGGAGGAGGCGGAGGACTACGAGTCGTGCGCCTTCTCGCTCACTTGCCCCGAAGACGGcgccgagctcggggacggcgtCGTGGACGACGGCGACCTCTTCTTGTTCtatgtcggcggcggcgccgccgccgacgatgAGGACGGCGATGATGAGTACGTGGAGCAGCTGGTCTCCAAGGAGGCCAGCTTCTGCTCCTCCTCCGACTCGGGCGACGCCGACTGCTCGTCGGCCGCCTCCGAGGACTGGTTCCTGCAGGCGCGCCTCGCCGCCGTCAAATGGATCCTTGAA ACGCGGGGCTGCTTCGGGTTCGGCCACCGCACGGCGTACCTGGCCATCGCCTACTTCGACCGCTTCTTCCTCCGGCGACGCGTCGAT AGGGCGGCCATGCCGTGGGCGGCGCGGCTCCTGTCCGTGGCCTGCGTCTCCGTGGCGGCCAAGATGGAGGAGTACTGCGCGCCGGCGCTGTCGGAgctcgacgccggcggcggctacGAGTTCTGCTCCGCCTCCGTCCGCCGGATGGAGCTGCTCGTCCTGTCCACGCTCGGCTGGCGCATGGCCGCCGTTACGCCCTTCGACTACCTTCCCTGCTTCTCCTCCCGTCTCGACCGGCAcgacggccgcggcggcggcgggcatgaCCCTGCCCGCGTCGCCCTCAAGTCCATCGGCTTCATCTTTGCCACAGCCGAAG CCGGCAGTGTGCTGGATTACAGGCCATCTACTGTGGCTGCAGCTGCAATCTTGGCTGCATCCTATGGAGCTCTACTGACCAAAGAAGCACTGGAGTCCAAGATGGACAATCTATCTCCACCATGCCCCATTGAGAAG GAGCATGTACATGCCTGCTACAGCATGATGGTTGGCGACTTGAGAAACAGAAAGAGCAATGGCAAGAGATCATTGCCATGTTCAGACTCCAATGAAGTTGCCACCAGTACATATGATTCTGTTCTTGTTGACGATGTTGCCGACACTGCTGCCTTCATGGCAGCGGTGTCGGAGATGAACAAGCGGATCAGACTGGAGCCGCCGGGAATCCATTGA